A genome region from Bacteroides stercoris ATCC 43183 includes the following:
- a CDS encoding RnfABCDGE type electron transport complex subunit G: MKKLESSLKNMLLVLTGVTAISVALLAYVNELTKEPIAQANAKTLSDAVSAVVPGFDNDPIAEKKTQEVNGVQYAVYPATKEGKFIGAAVEATSMGFGGELKVLVGFDAEGKIIDYSLLSHVETPGLGSKAADWFKKGNKGDITGMNPGEASLTVSKDGGKVDAITASTITSRAFLNAVNVAYAAYAGQNTADGATGATQKNVEEAAGANTATGATIKVELTDSVSAK; the protein is encoded by the coding sequence ATGAAAAAGTTAGAATCATCCTTAAAGAATATGTTGCTGGTGCTTACGGGAGTTACTGCGATATCCGTAGCATTGCTGGCTTATGTAAATGAACTGACGAAAGAACCTATTGCGCAGGCCAATGCCAAGACGTTGAGCGATGCTGTCAGCGCCGTGGTTCCGGGTTTTGACAATGACCCGATTGCCGAAAAAAAGACTCAGGAGGTAAACGGTGTCCAATACGCTGTGTATCCCGCCACTAAAGAAGGCAAATTCATCGGTGCTGCTGTTGAAGCGACTTCCATGGGCTTTGGCGGTGAGCTGAAGGTATTGGTAGGCTTCGATGCCGAAGGCAAGATTATCGATTACTCGCTGCTGTCGCATGTGGAGACTCCGGGATTGGGCTCCAAGGCTGCCGACTGGTTCAAGAAAGGAAACAAGGGAGATATTACAGGTATGAATCCCGGTGAAGCTTCTCTGACTGTAAGCAAGGACGGCGGTAAGGTAGATGCCATTACAGCTTCAACCATTACTTCACGCGCATTCCTGAATGCCGTAAACGTTGCATATGCTGCCTATGCAGGTCAGAATACCGCTGACGGCGCTACGGGAGCTACTCAAAAGAATGTGGAAGAGGCTGCCGGAGCAAATACGGCTACGGGAGCTACTATTAAAGTTGAACTCACTGATTCTGTCAGTGCTAAATAA
- the rsxC gene encoding electron transport complex subunit RsxC: MLKTFSIGGVHPHENKLSAHQPIVQAEIPAKAVILLSQHIGAPAKPIVAKGDVVKVGTKIAEPGGFVSAAIHSSVSGKVAKIDTIVDASGYAKPAVFIDVEGDEWEETIDRTDTLVKECNLTAEEIVKKIADAGIVGLGGACFPTQVKLCPPPAFKAECVIINAVECEPYLTADHQLMLEHAEEIMVGVSILMKAVKVNKAFIGIENNKPDAIQLMTKVAAGYAGIEVVPLKVQYPQGGEKQLIDAVISRQVAAGALPISTGAVVQNVGTAFAVYQAVQKNKPLFERVITVTGKSLSKPSNFLARIGTPMKQLIDACGGLPEDTGKIIGGGPMMGKALVNTDVPTAKGSSGILIMNDKEAKRGEVQPCIRCAKCVSACPMGLEPYLLATVSAHGDFERVEKEDVMSCIECGSCQFTCPSNRPLLDYIRLGKGKVGAMIRARQVKK; encoded by the coding sequence ATGTTGAAGACATTTTCAATCGGTGGAGTTCATCCACACGAAAATAAACTTTCAGCACATCAGCCTATCGTACAGGCAGAGATTCCGGCAAAAGCCGTTATCTTGTTGAGCCAGCATATCGGCGCTCCTGCAAAGCCTATCGTTGCTAAAGGTGATGTTGTGAAAGTAGGTACAAAGATTGCCGAACCCGGCGGTTTCGTATCAGCGGCTATCCATTCGTCTGTCAGCGGAAAGGTCGCAAAAATCGACACTATCGTCGATGCCAGCGGATACGCCAAACCGGCTGTATTCATTGATGTAGAGGGGGATGAGTGGGAAGAGACCATAGACCGTACCGATACATTGGTAAAAGAGTGCAATCTCACAGCCGAGGAAATCGTGAAGAAGATTGCGGATGCCGGTATCGTAGGTTTGGGAGGCGCTTGTTTTCCTACACAGGTGAAGTTGTGCCCACCGCCTGCATTCAAGGCGGAATGTGTCATAATCAATGCCGTGGAGTGCGAGCCGTATCTTACTGCCGACCACCAGTTGATGCTGGAGCATGCCGAAGAAATCATGGTAGGTGTTTCTATCCTGATGAAAGCCGTTAAGGTGAACAAGGCATTCATCGGTATTGAGAATAATAAGCCCGATGCTATCCAGCTGATGACGAAAGTAGCTGCCGGCTATGCCGGTATCGAGGTTGTGCCCTTGAAAGTACAGTACCCGCAAGGCGGTGAAAAGCAGTTGATAGACGCTGTTATCAGTCGTCAGGTCGCTGCCGGTGCATTGCCTATCTCCACGGGTGCCGTTGTACAGAATGTAGGTACTGCATTTGCCGTATATCAGGCTGTTCAGAAGAATAAACCGCTGTTTGAGCGTGTCATTACCGTTACCGGCAAGTCTTTGTCCAAGCCTTCCAACTTCCTGGCACGTATCGGTACGCCGATGAAGCAGTTGATTGACGCTTGCGGCGGTCTGCCCGAAGATACGGGCAAGATTATCGGCGGCGGTCCGATGATGGGTAAGGCGCTGGTAAATACGGATGTGCCGACTGCGAAAGGCAGTTCCGGCATCCTGATTATGAACGATAAGGAAGCCAAGCGCGGTGAGGTGCAGCCATGTATCCGTTGCGCCAAATGTGTGAGTGCCTGTCCTATGGGGCTGGAACCCTACTTGCTTGCTACCGTATCGGCTCACGGCGATTTTGAAAGAGTAGAGAAAGAAGATGTCATGTCGTGTATCGAGTGTGGCTCATGCCAGTTCACTTGTCCTTCCAACCGCCCGTTGCTGGACTATATCCGTTTGGGTAAGGGTAAGGTAGGAGCGATGATACGTGCACGTCAGGTAAAAAAATGA
- the atpC gene encoding ATP synthase F1 subunit epsilon — MKGLHLDIVSPEKEIFTGEVDSVTLPGTLGSFTILVQHAPIVSSLKAGTLAYVTKDGEERALDIHGGFVEMNSNRVSVCID, encoded by the coding sequence ATGAAAGGACTGCATTTGGATATTGTATCGCCGGAAAAGGAAATCTTCACAGGCGAAGTAGATAGTGTAACATTGCCGGGTACGCTTGGCTCGTTTACTATTCTGGTGCAACATGCACCCATTGTATCGTCGTTGAAAGCAGGTACGCTGGCTTATGTAACGAAAGACGGCGAAGAACGTGCACTGGATATTCATGGCGGTTTTGTAGAGATGAACAGCAACAGAGTTTCGGTTTGTATAGACTGA
- a CDS encoding Fe-S cluster domain-containing protein, which produces MNVILIAVISLGAIALVAAVILYVASKKFAVYEDPRIAQVAAVLPQANCGGCGYPGCSGFADACVKAGSLEGKLCPVGGQPVMTKVAEILGLDAAAAEPMVAVVRCNGTCANRPRVNQYDGAKSCAIAASLYGGETGCSFGCLGCGDCVSACQFGAIRMNPETGLPEVDESKCTACGACVKACPRNIIEIRPQGKKSRRVYVQCVNKDKGAVARKACTVACIGCGKCVKVCPFEAITLENNLAYIDPNKCKSCRKCEEVCPQGTIIALNFPPRKPKAEGEAVAPKVAEPVKKVAEAAKKPVETPAKPAEAPKKTAETSKASETAAPKTEA; this is translated from the coding sequence ATGAATGTAATTCTGATTGCAGTAATTTCATTGGGGGCCATAGCGCTGGTTGCGGCGGTTATTCTTTACGTGGCTTCCAAGAAATTTGCCGTGTATGAAGATCCGCGAATTGCACAAGTGGCAGCCGTGCTGCCTCAGGCAAACTGCGGTGGATGTGGTTACCCGGGTTGTAGCGGATTTGCCGATGCTTGCGTCAAGGCAGGTTCGTTGGAAGGTAAACTTTGTCCGGTGGGCGGACAGCCTGTCATGACGAAAGTTGCCGAAATCCTGGGATTGGATGCTGCTGCTGCCGAACCGATGGTTGCAGTGGTAAGATGTAACGGAACGTGTGCCAACCGCCCTCGTGTCAATCAATACGACGGTGCGAAGAGCTGTGCTATCGCAGCTTCTCTTTACGGTGGCGAAACGGGATGCAGCTTTGGCTGTTTGGGGTGTGGCGACTGTGTGTCTGCCTGCCAGTTCGGTGCTATCCGCATGAATCCCGAAACCGGACTTCCTGAGGTAGACGAAAGCAAGTGTACTGCTTGCGGCGCATGTGTCAAGGCTTGTCCGAGAAATATTATCGAAATCCGTCCGCAAGGCAAGAAATCCCGCCGCGTTTATGTGCAGTGCGTAAACAAGGATAAGGGTGCTGTAGCCCGTAAGGCCTGTACTGTAGCCTGCATCGGCTGTGGCAAGTGTGTAAAGGTATGTCCGTTCGAGGCAATTACGCTGGAGAACAATTTGGCATACATCGACCCGAACAAATGTAAGTCTTGCCGTAAATGCGAAGAAGTTTGTCCGCAAGGTACGATAATCGCCCTCAATTTCCCGCCGCGTAAACCGAAAGCGGAAGGAGAGGCTGTTGCTCCCAAGGTTGCAGAGCCGGTGAAGAAAGTTGCGGAAGCTGCGAAGAAGCCGGTGGAAACTCCTGCAAAGCCCGCAGAAGCTCCTAAAAAAACAGCGGAAACTTCCAAAGCTTCTGAAACTGCTGCTCCGAAAACTGAAGCATAA
- the rsxE gene encoding electron transport complex subunit RsxE produces MNNFKVLMNGIVKENPTFVLLLGMCPTLGTTSSAINGMGMGLATMFVLICSNVVISAIKNLIPDMVRIPSFIVVIASFVTLLQMVMQAYVPALYATLGLFIPLIVVNCIVLGRAEAFAAKNNPVASFFDGLGMGLGFTIALTLLGAVREFLGTGKIFNLTILPEEYGMLVFVLAPGAFIALGYLIALVNSFKKA; encoded by the coding sequence ATGAATAATTTTAAAGTATTGATGAACGGGATTGTAAAAGAGAATCCTACGTTTGTACTCCTGCTTGGTATGTGTCCTACATTGGGTACGACTTCATCTGCTATCAACGGCATGGGTATGGGACTGGCAACGATGTTCGTGCTTATCTGTTCCAATGTGGTGATTTCCGCTATCAAGAACCTTATTCCGGATATGGTGCGTATTCCTTCTTTCATTGTTGTAATCGCATCGTTCGTAACACTGCTGCAAATGGTGATGCAGGCTTACGTTCCCGCACTTTATGCGACACTGGGCTTGTTTATTCCGCTGATTGTGGTAAACTGTATCGTACTGGGCCGCGCCGAGGCTTTTGCTGCCAAAAATAATCCGGTGGCATCCTTCTTCGACGGTTTGGGTATGGGATTAGGTTTTACTATCGCATTGACTTTATTGGGTGCTGTCCGCGAATTCCTGGGCACAGGCAAGATATTCAACCTCACGATTCTTCCCGAAGAATACGGTATGCTGGTATTTGTTCTTGCACCGGGTGCGTTTATTGCTTTGGGATACCTCATTGCGTTGGTTAACAGCTTCAAGAAAGCATAA
- the galE gene encoding UDP-glucose 4-epimerase GalE, with protein sequence MKEKILVTGGTGYIGSHTVVELQNAGYEVVIIDNLSNSSADVVDNIEKVSGIRPAFEKLDCLDYAGLDAVFAKYKGIKAIIHFAASKAVGESVEKPLLYYRNNLVSLINLLELMPKHGVEGIVFSSSCTVYGQPDHLPVTEEAPIKKAESPYGNTKQINEEIVRDTVASGAPINAILLRYFNPIGAHPSALLGELPNGVPQNLIPYLTQTAIGIREKLSVFGDDYDTPDGSCIRDFINVVDLAKAHVVAIRRILEKKQKEKVEVFNIGTGRGLSVLELINAFEKATGVKLNYQIVGRRAGDIVKVWADPKLANEELGWKAEVGIEDTLRSAWNWQLKLRERGIQ encoded by the coding sequence ATGAAAGAGAAAATCTTGGTTACAGGCGGAACCGGCTATATTGGTTCTCATACTGTGGTAGAACTTCAGAACGCAGGTTATGAAGTCGTTATTATCGATAATCTGTCAAACTCCAGCGCAGATGTTGTAGACAACATTGAAAAGGTATCGGGCATCCGTCCTGCATTCGAGAAATTGGATTGCCTGGATTACGCCGGTCTCGACGCTGTGTTTGCTAAATATAAAGGTATCAAGGCTATTATCCATTTTGCGGCAAGCAAGGCGGTGGGAGAGTCTGTGGAAAAGCCGTTGCTTTATTACCGCAACAACTTGGTTTCCTTGATAAACCTGCTCGAACTGATGCCTAAGCATGGAGTAGAGGGCATTGTATTCTCTTCTTCCTGTACCGTATATGGTCAGCCCGACCATCTTCCCGTAACGGAAGAGGCTCCTATCAAGAAGGCGGAATCCCCGTACGGAAATACGAAGCAAATCAACGAAGAGATTGTTCGTGATACGGTTGCTTCCGGTGCTCCCATCAATGCGATTCTGCTGCGTTACTTCAACCCGATTGGCGCCCATCCTTCGGCACTGCTCGGTGAATTGCCTAACGGTGTGCCGCAGAATCTGATACCGTACCTCACCCAGACGGCTATCGGTATCCGTGAGAAATTGAGTGTATTCGGTGACGATTACGATACTCCTGACGGTTCCTGTATCCGCGATTTCATCAATGTGGTGGATTTGGCAAAGGCTCATGTTGTAGCTATCCGCCGTATTCTGGAGAAGAAACAGAAGGAAAAAGTGGAAGTGTTCAATATCGGTACCGGACGCGGTCTTTCCGTATTGGAATTGATCAATGCGTTTGAAAAGGCAACCGGTGTGAAGCTGAACTACCAGATTGTAGGTCGCCGTGCCGGAGACATAGTAAAGGTGTGGGCCGATCCGAAACTGGCAAACGAAGAGCTGGGTTGGAAAGCGGAAGTAGGTATTGAAGATACTTTGCGCTCCGCATGGAACTGGCAGTTGAAGCTTCGTGAGAGAGGTATTCAATAA
- a CDS encoding RnfABCDGE type electron transport complex subunit D, which yields MNKLIVSLSPHVHGGDSVQKNMYGVLIALIPAFLVSLYFFGLGALIVTATSVAACLFFEWAIGKFLMKKETTTICDGSAIITGVLLAFNLPSNLPVWIIILGALFAIGVGKMSFGGLGCNPFNPALAGRVFLLLSFPVQMTTWPAVGQLTAYTDATTAATPLAIMKGVISGAPGMSLSDLPSSFNLLIGNNGGCLGEVSALALLLGLAYMLWKKIITWHIPVSILATVFVFSGIMYWVNPEIYVSPVVQLLSGGLMLGAIFMATDYVTSPMSHKGMLIYGVCIGLLTVIIRLFGAYPEGMSFAILIMNAFTPLINTYVKPKRFGEVAKKK from the coding sequence ATGAATAAATTAATCGTATCCCTTTCGCCCCACGTTCACGGCGGTGACAGCGTGCAGAAGAATATGTACGGCGTGCTGATAGCATTGATTCCTGCATTTCTTGTATCGCTTTACTTTTTCGGACTGGGCGCGCTGATTGTTACGGCTACTTCCGTAGCAGCCTGTCTGTTCTTTGAATGGGCTATCGGCAAATTTCTGATGAAGAAAGAAACCACAACCATCTGTGACGGTTCCGCTATTATCACCGGTGTGTTGCTGGCATTCAACTTACCTTCCAATCTTCCTGTCTGGATTATCATTCTAGGCGCCTTGTTTGCTATCGGTGTAGGCAAGATGTCTTTCGGAGGTTTGGGTTGTAATCCTTTTAACCCGGCATTGGCGGGACGTGTGTTCCTGTTGCTGTCGTTCCCTGTGCAGATGACCACATGGCCTGCCGTAGGACAACTGACCGCTTACACGGATGCCACTACGGCTGCTACACCGTTGGCTATAATGAAAGGTGTAATCAGCGGTGCTCCGGGCATGTCTTTGAGCGACCTTCCCTCATCTTTCAACTTGCTGATCGGTAATAACGGCGGTTGTCTGGGTGAAGTCAGCGCATTGGCCCTGCTGTTGGGACTGGCCTATATGTTGTGGAAGAAGATTATTACATGGCACATTCCCGTATCCATTTTGGCTACGGTATTCGTTTTCTCCGGCATCATGTACTGGGTTAATCCGGAAATCTATGTATCTCCGGTGGTGCAACTGCTGTCCGGTGGTCTGATGCTGGGTGCTATCTTCATGGCTACGGATTATGTAACTTCTCCGATGAGCCATAAGGGAATGCTGATTTACGGCGTATGTATCGGTCTGCTCACGGTCATCATCCGTCTGTTCGGTGCATATCCCGAAGGTATGTCGTTCGCTATTCTGATTATGAATGCGTTTACTCCGCTTATCAACACATATGTTAAACCTAAACGCTTTGGGGAGGTAGCGAAGAAGAAATGA
- the atpB gene encoding F0F1 ATP synthase subunit A: MKQLRNILTGVLLACGLSLPAVSMQADSIPAAQNGLVAELDSMAQRDDVTPAEQEENTVDVKEIVFGHIGDSYEWHITDFGETKVIIPLPVIVYSGTTGWHVFLSSRLEENGGSYEGLSIAPEGSKYEGKLVEHDAAGNEVRPWDISITKVTLALLINSVLLIVIVLSVARWYRRHPQDSAAPGGFVGFMEMFIMMVNDDVIKSCVGPKYRKFAPYLLTAFFFIFINNLMGLIPVFPGGANVTGNIAITMVLAVCTFLAVNIFGTKAYWKDIFWPDVPWWLKVPVPMMPFIEFFGIFTKPFALMIRLFANMLAGHMAMLVLTCLIFISASMGPALNGSLTVASVLFNIFMNGLELLVAFIQAYVFTMLSAVFIGLAQEEHTEKAGEKKAIK, translated from the coding sequence ATGAAACAATTGCGTAACATACTAACCGGAGTATTGCTGGCATGTGGGTTATCATTACCTGCCGTTTCTATGCAGGCCGACAGTATTCCCGCAGCGCAAAACGGCCTTGTGGCCGAACTCGACAGCATGGCCCAACGTGACGATGTGACTCCTGCCGAGCAAGAGGAGAATACGGTAGACGTAAAGGAAATCGTGTTCGGGCATATCGGCGATTCGTACGAATGGCACATCACCGATTTCGGAGAAACGAAGGTTATCATTCCGTTGCCCGTCATTGTATATAGCGGCACAACGGGGTGGCACGTATTCCTTTCTTCCCGTCTGGAGGAGAACGGAGGCAGTTACGAGGGACTTTCCATTGCTCCGGAAGGCAGCAAGTACGAAGGAAAACTGGTGGAGCACGATGCAGCAGGCAATGAGGTGCGCCCGTGGGATATATCCATTACGAAGGTTACGCTGGCATTGCTCATCAACAGTGTATTATTGATAGTCATTGTACTGAGCGTTGCCCGCTGGTATCGCAGGCATCCTCAGGACAGTGCGGCTCCGGGCGGTTTCGTCGGGTTTATGGAGATGTTCATTATGATGGTGAATGATGATGTCATAAAGAGCTGTGTAGGACCGAAGTACCGTAAGTTTGCCCCTTACTTGCTTACTGCATTCTTCTTTATCTTCATAAACAACCTTATGGGATTGATTCCGGTGTTTCCGGGCGGGGCAAATGTCACCGGTAACATTGCAATTACAATGGTGCTGGCCGTTTGCACATTCCTTGCCGTTAATATTTTCGGAACCAAGGCATATTGGAAAGATATTTTCTGGCCCGATGTGCCCTGGTGGCTGAAAGTGCCTGTGCCCATGATGCCGTTTATCGAGTTCTTCGGAATCTTTACGAAGCCGTTTGCCTTGATGATACGTCTTTTTGCCAATATGCTGGCAGGACACATGGCGATGCTGGTGCTTACATGTCTGATATTCATATCGGCGAGTATGGGGCCTGCCTTGAACGGTTCGCTGACGGTAGCTTCGGTGCTGTTCAATATCTTTATGAACGGATTGGAATTGCTGGTGGCCTTTATCCAGGCGTATGTGTTTACCATGCTGTCGGCGGTGTTTATCGGTCTGGCACAGGAAGAGCACACGGAGAAAGCCGGTGAGAAGAAGGCAATAAAATGA
- the atpE gene encoding ATP synthase F0 subunit C, with translation MLLSVLLQAAAAGVGVSKLGAALGAGLAVIGAGMGIGKIGSSAMEAIARQPEASGDIRMNMIIAAALIEGVALLAVVVCLLVFFL, from the coding sequence ATGTTACTATCTGTATTATTGCAAGCTGCTGCGGCAGGTGTTGGAGTTAGTAAATTGGGCGCTGCCCTGGGTGCTGGTTTGGCTGTTATCGGTGCAGGTATGGGTATTGGCAAGATTGGTAGTTCTGCCATGGAAGCCATTGCACGCCAGCCGGAAGCATCGGGAGATATTCGTATGAACATGATTATTGCCGCCGCCTTGATTGAAGGTGTTGCATTGTTGGCGGTTGTTGTGTGTCTGTTGGTATTCTTCTTATAA
- a CDS encoding SoxR reducing system RseC family protein, with product MADTIRHQGIVENINGTHLQVRIVQTSACASCSIKGHCSSADTKEKLIDVIDESSSYQPGDRVWVVGELSMGVMAVLLAFVFPFLVLIFSLFAFMAMWHDELVSALCSLGLLIPYYYILWLNKSRLGKKFSFSIKPMN from the coding sequence ATGGCGGATACTATAAGACATCAGGGTATTGTGGAAAACATAAACGGCACTCATCTTCAGGTGAGGATTGTTCAAACTTCAGCATGTGCTTCATGCAGTATCAAGGGACATTGCAGTTCTGCCGATACAAAAGAAAAGCTTATCGATGTTATAGATGAAAGTTCTTCTTATCAGCCCGGCGACCGTGTATGGGTTGTCGGAGAATTGTCTATGGGGGTAATGGCGGTTTTGCTTGCGTTTGTGTTTCCTTTTCTTGTTTTAATCTTTTCCCTTTTTGCTTTTATGGCTATGTGGCACGACGAGCTGGTCTCTGCACTGTGTTCGTTAGGGCTCCTTATACCTTATTATTATATATTGTGGCTGAACAAGTCGCGATTGGGAAAGAAGTTCTCTTTCTCGATTAAACCGATGAACTAA
- the rsxA gene encoding electron transport complex subunit RsxA, translated as MEYILIFISAIFVNNIVLSQFLGICPFLGVSKKVETALGMSAAVAFVLTIATIVTFLIQKFVLDAFGLGYLQTITFILVIAALVQMVEIILKKVSPSLYQALGVFLPLITTNCCILGVAILVIQKDYDLLTGVVYAFSTAIGFGLALTLFAGLREQMSLVNVPKGMQGTPIALITAGLLAMAFMGFSGVVKL; from the coding sequence ATGGAATATATATTGATATTTATCTCGGCAATCTTTGTCAATAACATTGTGTTGTCGCAATTCCTGGGTATCTGTCCGTTTCTGGGCGTATCCAAGAAAGTGGAGACAGCGTTGGGCATGTCGGCAGCAGTGGCATTCGTGCTTACTATTGCTACAATCGTAACGTTCCTCATTCAGAAGTTTGTGCTCGATGCTTTCGGTCTGGGCTATCTTCAAACCATCACCTTTATCCTTGTGATTGCCGCATTGGTGCAGATGGTGGAGATTATCCTGAAAAAAGTATCTCCTTCTTTATACCAGGCTTTAGGTGTGTTCTTGCCTCTGATTACAACGAACTGCTGTATTCTCGGTGTGGCTATCCTCGTTATCCAGAAAGATTATGATTTGCTGACCGGTGTGGTTTATGCATTCTCTACGGCTATCGGCTTCGGTCTGGCGTTGACGCTCTTTGCAGGTCTGCGCGAACAGATGAGTCTGGTGAACGTGCCGAAGGGCATGCAGGGAACTCCGATAGCTTTGATTACTGCCGGTTTGCTGGCTATGGCATTCATGGGCTTCTCCGGCGTAGTTAAGCTCTAA
- the atpF gene encoding F0F1 ATP synthase subunit B, with amino-acid sequence MSLLLPDSGLLFWMLLSFGVVFVVLAKYGFPVITKMVEERRAYIDQSLEVARQANAQLAKLKEESDALIAAANKEQGRIMREAMHERDKIIVEARKHAEALAQKELDDVKQQIQQEKEEAIRDIRRQVAVLSVDIAEKIIRHNLDKEQDQMEMIDRMLDEMLTANR; translated from the coding sequence ATGTCATTGTTATTACCTGATAGTGGTCTGCTGTTCTGGATGCTCCTTTCATTCGGCGTGGTTTTTGTGGTACTGGCCAAATACGGCTTTCCCGTCATTACGAAAATGGTGGAAGAGCGTAGGGCCTACATAGACCAGTCGCTGGAAGTGGCACGTCAGGCAAACGCCCAGCTCGCCAAACTGAAAGAGGAGAGTGATGCGTTGATTGCTGCTGCAAACAAGGAGCAGGGGCGCATCATGCGGGAAGCAATGCACGAGCGTGACAAGATTATTGTCGAGGCGCGTAAACATGCCGAAGCCCTTGCACAGAAAGAGCTGGATGATGTGAAACAGCAGATTCAGCAAGAGAAGGAAGAAGCTATCCGTGATATCCGCCGTCAGGTTGCTGTACTATCGGTAGATATTGCGGAGAAGATAATCCGTCATAATCTGGACAAAGAGCAAGACCAGATGGAAATGATTGACCGTATGCTGGATGAAATGCTGACGGCCAATCGCTAA
- the atpD gene encoding F0F1 ATP synthase subunit beta, whose translation MSQIVGHISQVIGPVVDVYFEGTEAELMLPSIHDALEIRKNHGKRLIVEVQQHIGENTVRTVAMDSTDGLQRGMKVYPLGGPITMPIGEQIKGRLMNVVGDSIDGMKELDCTGAYPIHREPPKFEDLTTVQEVLYTGIKVIDLLEPYSKGGKIGLFGGAGVGKTVLIQELINNIAKKQNGFSVFAGVGERTREGNDLLREMIESGVIRYGEEFKKGMEEGHWDLSKVDYDEVAKSQVSLIFGQMNEPPGARQSVALSGLTVAESFRDMGSESNGPRDILFFIDNIFRFTQAGSEVSALLGRMPSAVGYQPTLATEMGAMQERITSTRNGSITSVQAVYVPADDLTDPAPATTFTHLDATTVLSRKITELGIYPAVDPLESTSRILDPHIVGQEHYEVAQRVKQILQRNKELQDIISILGMEELSDADRTLVNRARRVQRFLSQPFAVAEQFTGVPGTMVSIEDTIKGFKMILDGEVDYLPEPAFLNVGTIEEAIEKGKKLLEQAKK comes from the coding sequence ATGTCACAGATTGTTGGACATATCTCTCAGGTTATCGGACCTGTTGTAGACGTCTATTTTGAAGGAACAGAGGCAGAGCTGATGCTGCCAAGCATTCACGACGCACTGGAAATAAGAAAGAATCACGGTAAAAGGCTGATTGTGGAAGTACAGCAGCACATTGGTGAAAATACCGTAAGAACCGTAGCTATGGATAGTACGGATGGTCTGCAGAGAGGCATGAAAGTTTACCCGTTGGGCGGACCGATCACTATGCCGATAGGAGAACAAATCAAAGGCCGTCTGATGAATGTCGTAGGAGACTCTATCGACGGAATGAAAGAACTGGACTGTACTGGTGCTTATCCTATCCACCGCGAACCCCCTAAATTTGAAGATTTGACTACCGTACAAGAGGTACTCTATACGGGTATCAAGGTTATCGACCTGCTGGAGCCATACAGTAAGGGCGGTAAGATTGGGCTGTTTGGTGGTGCGGGTGTAGGCAAGACTGTACTCATCCAGGAGTTAATCAATAATATCGCCAAGAAGCAGAACGGTTTTTCCGTATTTGCCGGAGTGGGAGAGCGTACCCGTGAAGGTAACGACCTGTTGAGGGAGATGATTGAATCCGGTGTAATCCGTTATGGCGAAGAGTTTAAGAAAGGAATGGAAGAAGGTCATTGGGATCTTTCCAAAGTGGACTATGACGAAGTGGCCAAATCGCAGGTGTCCCTGATATTCGGTCAGATGAACGAGCCGCCGGGTGCGCGCCAGTCGGTTGCGTTGTCCGGTTTGACGGTAGCCGAATCTTTCCGTGACATGGGGTCTGAATCGAACGGTCCGCGCGATATATTGTTCTTCATTGATAACATATTCCGTTTCACCCAGGCCGGTTCCGAGGTGTCTGCCCTATTGGGACGTATGCCTTCGGCCGTAGGTTATCAGCCTACACTTGCAACGGAAATGGGTGCTATGCAGGAACGCATTACTTCTACACGCAACGGTTCCATCACTTCCGTACAGGCAGTATATGTTCCTGCCGATGACCTGACCGACCCTGCACCCGCCACTACTTTCACGCACCTGGATGCAACAACGGTATTGAGCCGTAAGATTACCGAACTTGGCATCTATCCGGCTGTCGACCCGTTGGAGTCTACCTCTCGTATTCTCGACCCGCATATCGTAGGTCAGGAGCATTACGAAGTAGCCCAGCGCGTAAAGCAGATTCTCCAACGCAACAAGGAGTTGCAGGATATTATCTCTATCCTCGGTATGGAAGAACTTTCGGATGCCGACCGCACATTGGTAAATCGTGCCCGCCGTGTACAACGTTTCTTGTCACAGCCTTTTGCTGTGGCCGAACAGTTCACCGGAGTTCCCGGTACAATGGTCTCTATAGAAGATACCATTAAAGGGTTTAAAATGATTCTGGACGGTGAAGTCGATTATCTGCCCGAACCGGCTTTCCTGAATGTCGGCACTATCGAGGAAGCAATAGAGAAAGGAAAGAAATTGCTGGAACAGGCAAAGAAATAA